From one Thalassoroseus pseudoceratinae genomic stretch:
- a CDS encoding DUF1015 family protein produces the protein MINIAPIRRALVPVDSAAAAQLVAPNYDEFQGDREVWEFIQAKPESILAVTMAHCDVPTETEIGEDGSDATLDKARETLRNRIDSPLTKVVENVLWVYEIVDPRRPSVRQMGLGGAAKTADIRTDESPDGTVIRNEGIREEKARGRANLISKTKSYVGVVNNTVEDESGHLITALEEYADGRECDFQADDEVGNTHKVWLIADEPSINKFVELMKAEPFAYVADGNHRSAAAALLGHDDYLAMFFTTGRMGLAPYNRLVAEPKAAELDWLQTLAEYFDAQPRRDSEPFQPKQTHHIGLYDGKKWLELVPKDNAYDASNAAESIDSDIVQRHIFEDVLQIADARDKRLTFVGGNKDAAWLQSRVDSGDFHFAVTLPPVTMEQFVSVCQQNRFMPPKSTWFEPKIRSGLVVALLD, from the coding sequence ATGATTAATATTGCTCCGATTCGACGTGCTCTCGTTCCTGTCGACAGTGCCGCTGCCGCTCAACTTGTGGCTCCGAATTATGATGAGTTCCAAGGCGACCGCGAGGTTTGGGAGTTCATTCAAGCCAAACCGGAATCGATTCTCGCGGTGACGATGGCGCATTGCGATGTGCCAACCGAAACGGAAATTGGCGAGGACGGTTCCGATGCCACGCTCGACAAAGCCCGCGAGACGCTGAGGAATCGCATCGACAGCCCGCTGACGAAAGTTGTCGAGAACGTGCTGTGGGTTTACGAAATTGTCGATCCGCGTCGGCCCAGTGTGCGGCAGATGGGGCTCGGTGGAGCGGCGAAAACCGCAGACATTCGCACCGATGAATCGCCCGACGGGACCGTGATCCGCAACGAAGGGATTCGCGAGGAAAAAGCCCGTGGGCGAGCGAATTTGATTTCCAAGACGAAGTCCTACGTAGGCGTTGTCAACAATACCGTTGAAGACGAAAGCGGCCACTTGATCACCGCTCTTGAAGAGTACGCCGACGGGCGGGAATGCGATTTCCAAGCCGACGACGAAGTCGGCAACACGCACAAAGTTTGGCTGATCGCGGATGAACCCAGCATCAACAAGTTCGTCGAGCTGATGAAGGCAGAGCCGTTTGCGTACGTCGCCGATGGCAACCATCGCAGTGCCGCTGCCGCGTTGCTGGGGCATGACGATTATCTGGCGATGTTCTTCACGACCGGACGGATGGGGTTGGCACCGTACAATCGGCTGGTCGCCGAACCGAAAGCGGCCGAATTGGATTGGCTGCAAACCCTGGCCGAATATTTCGACGCCCAACCCCGTCGCGATTCCGAACCATTCCAACCCAAGCAGACTCATCACATCGGTCTGTACGATGGCAAGAAGTGGTTGGAATTGGTGCCGAAAGACAACGCCTACGATGCCAGCAACGCGGCGGAGTCAATTGATTCCGACATCGTGCAACGGCACATTTTCGAAGATGTGCTCCAAATCGCTGATGCTCGCGACAAACGGCTGACGTTCGTCGGCGGCAACAAAGATGCGGCCTGGTTGCAAAGCCGTGTCGACAGTGGCGACTTCCACTTCGCCGTGACTCTGCCACCGGTCACGATGGAACAGTTCGTTTCGGTCTGCCAACAGAATCGATTCATGCCGCCAAAATCGACGTGGTTTGAACCGAAGATCCGCAGCGGCTTGGTTGTGGCATTGCTCGACTAG
- the lysA gene encoding diaminopimelate decarboxylase, with protein MSAVSSSVAKPLPFDEDFIRQLTEKYPTPFYIYDERAIRENARRLNAAFAWCDGFQEYFAVKATPNPHILNIMKEEGFGADCSSLAELVMCERVGITGDDVMFTSNNTKAEEYAKAVELGAIINLDDITHIPYLADSVKMPEQLCFRYNPGPLREGNTIIGKPEEAKYGFTKEQLFAGYRQARELGAKRFGLHTMVASNELNAEYFVETARMLFELAVELKKETDISLEFVNLGGGIGIPYRPGDQPVDLEHIGNGVKKLYDEMIKPAGLDPLNVLMENGRCITGPYGYLITSAIHEKHIYKDYVGVDACMANLMRPGMYGAYHHISVLGKENAAADTTCDVVGSLCENNDKFAIDRKLPKVEIGDLLVIHDAGAHGHAMGFQYNGKLRSAELLWKPDGSVQQIRRAETLDDYFATLDF; from the coding sequence ATGTCTGCTGTTTCTTCCTCTGTTGCCAAGCCGTTGCCGTTCGATGAAGACTTCATTCGTCAATTGACGGAGAAGTACCCCACGCCGTTTTACATCTACGATGAACGGGCAATCCGTGAAAACGCGCGGCGTCTCAATGCGGCTTTCGCTTGGTGCGATGGGTTCCAAGAGTACTTCGCCGTCAAAGCCACGCCGAACCCGCATATCCTCAACATCATGAAAGAGGAAGGCTTCGGCGCAGACTGTTCGAGTTTGGCGGAACTCGTGATGTGCGAACGAGTTGGCATCACCGGGGACGATGTGATGTTCACCTCGAACAATACGAAAGCCGAGGAGTACGCCAAGGCGGTCGAGTTGGGTGCGATCATCAATCTCGATGACATCACGCACATTCCGTATCTCGCCGATTCGGTGAAAATGCCCGAGCAATTGTGCTTCCGTTACAATCCGGGACCGCTCCGCGAAGGCAACACGATCATCGGCAAACCCGAGGAAGCGAAGTACGGGTTCACCAAGGAACAGCTCTTTGCAGGCTACCGTCAAGCTCGGGAACTGGGAGCTAAGCGGTTCGGTTTGCACACGATGGTGGCCTCGAACGAACTCAACGCCGAATACTTCGTCGAAACCGCACGGATGCTGTTCGAGTTAGCCGTCGAATTGAAGAAGGAAACGGACATCTCGTTGGAGTTCGTGAATCTCGGTGGTGGTATTGGTATTCCCTACCGTCCGGGAGATCAGCCGGTCGACTTGGAACACATCGGCAATGGCGTCAAGAAGCTCTACGACGAAATGATCAAGCCTGCCGGTCTTGATCCGTTGAATGTTCTGATGGAAAACGGTCGCTGCATCACCGGGCCGTATGGTTATCTCATCACGTCAGCGATTCACGAAAAGCACATTTACAAGGACTATGTCGGCGTCGATGCCTGTATGGCGAACTTGATGCGACCGGGGATGTACGGTGCGTATCACCACATCTCTGTGCTCGGCAAAGAAAACGCGGCAGCGGACACAACCTGCGACGTCGTCGGTTCGCTCTGCGAGAACAACGACAAATTTGCAATCGACCGGAAACTGCCGAAAGTGGAAATCGGCGATTTACTCGTCATCCACGATGCTGGTGCTCACGGTCACGCGATGGGTTTCCAGTACAACGGCAAACTTCGCTCCGCGGAACTGCTTTGGAAACCCGACGGCAGTGTCCAACAAATTCGCCGTGCCGAAACCCTCGATGATTATTTCGCGACTTTGGATTTCTAG
- a CDS encoding FHA domain-containing protein, protein MRAELKVVEGSLAEKNIKLKEGKFIVGRAPDCHLRPDSDLVSRYHCVVRVDEYTVRVRDMGSRNGTHVNGRLIQADTRLMNGDKVKIGDMILQVSIAEAADPPSSFEIPKAPTEPSDSETSYGIPKMPK, encoded by the coding sequence ATGCGAGCTGAGTTAAAGGTCGTCGAAGGTTCCTTGGCCGAAAAAAACATCAAATTGAAAGAAGGCAAGTTCATCGTCGGTCGCGCTCCCGATTGTCATCTTCGGCCCGATAGCGATCTTGTCAGCCGCTACCATTGCGTTGTGCGAGTCGATGAGTACACCGTCCGCGTTCGCGATATGGGTAGCCGAAACGGAACGCATGTCAATGGTCGGTTGATTCAGGCGGACACGCGATTGATGAACGGTGACAAGGTGAAGATCGGCGATATGATCTTGCAAGTGTCGATTGCCGAGGCCGCCGATCCACCATCGAGTTTCGAGATTCCCAAGGCTCCCACGGAACCATCCGATAGCGAAACGAGCTACGGGATTCCGAAAATGCCGAAGTAG